In the Pseudomonas orientalis genome, one interval contains:
- a CDS encoding alpha-ketoacid dehydrogenase subunit beta — protein MNDHNNSIELETAMTTTTMTMIQALRSAMDVMLERDDNVVVFGQDVGYFGGVFRCTEGLQTKYGSSRVFDAPISESGIVGVAVGMGAYGLRPVAEIQFADYVYPATDQIISEAARLRYRSAGQFTAPLTMRMPCGGGIYGGQTHSQSIEAVFTQVCGLRTVMPSNPYDAKGLLIASIENDDPVIFLEPKRLYNGPFDGHHDRPVTPWSKHPQAQVPDGYYTVPLDVAAIVRPGSAVTVLTYGTTVYVSQVAAEETGIDAEVIDLRSLWPLDLETIVNSVKKTGRCVVVHEATRTCGFGAELVSLVQEHCFHHLEAPIERVTGWDTPYPHAQEWAYFPGPSRVGAALKRVMEV, from the coding sequence ATGAACGATCACAACAACAGCATCGAACTGGAAACCGCCATGACCACCACCACCATGACCATGATCCAGGCCCTGCGCTCGGCCATGGATGTGATGCTTGAACGGGACGACAACGTGGTGGTGTTCGGCCAGGACGTCGGTTACTTCGGCGGCGTGTTCCGCTGCACCGAAGGTCTGCAGACCAAGTACGGCAGCTCGCGGGTATTCGACGCACCGATTTCCGAAAGCGGCATCGTCGGCGTGGCGGTGGGCATGGGCGCCTACGGCCTGCGTCCGGTCGCGGAAATCCAGTTTGCCGACTACGTCTACCCCGCCACCGACCAGATCATCTCCGAGGCCGCACGCCTGCGTTATCGCTCGGCCGGCCAGTTCACCGCGCCCCTGACCATGCGCATGCCGTGCGGCGGTGGCATCTACGGCGGCCAGACCCACAGCCAGAGTATCGAAGCGGTGTTCACCCAGGTCTGCGGCCTGCGCACGGTGATGCCGTCCAACCCCTATGACGCCAAGGGCCTGCTGATCGCCTCCATCGAAAACGATGACCCGGTGATCTTCCTTGAACCCAAGCGCCTGTATAACGGCCCGTTCGATGGCCACCATGACCGTCCGGTGACGCCGTGGTCAAAACACCCGCAAGCCCAGGTGCCGGACGGTTACTACACCGTGCCCCTGGACGTGGCCGCCATCGTGCGTCCGGGCTCGGCCGTGACCGTGCTGACCTACGGCACCACGGTGTATGTGTCGCAAGTGGCGGCCGAAGAAACCGGCATCGACGCCGAAGTCATCGACCTGCGCAGCCTTTGGCCGCTGGACCTGGAAACCATCGTCAACTCCGTGAAAAAGACCGGCCGTTGCGTGGTGGTGCACGAAGCCACGCGTACCTGCGGTTTTGGCGCCGAACTGGTGTCGCTGGTGCAGGAGCATTGCTTCCATCACCTGGAAGCGCCGATCGAGCGCGTCACCGGTTGGGACACACCCTACCCGCACGCGCAGGAGTGGGCGTATTTCCCAGGCCCGTCCCGAGTGGGCGCGGCGTTGAAACGGGTCATGGAGGTCTGA
- a CDS encoding lysine N(6)-hydroxylase/L-ornithine N(5)-oxygenase family protein has product MTQAIASPAVHDLIGIGFGPSNLALAIALQEREKAQGKLDVLFLDKQADYRWHGNTLVTQSELQISFLKDLVTLRNPTSPYSFVNYLKAHDRLVDFINLGTFYPCRMEYNDYLRWVAGQFQAQARYGEEVLAIEPILHQQQVEALRVISRDALGEQHVRTTRSVVVSAGGTPRIPEAFKALKGDSRVFHHSQYLERMASQPCVDGQAMRIAVIGGGQSAAEAFIDLNDSFPSVQVDLILRGSALKPADDSPFVNEVFSPAFTDLVFQQVGAERERLVAEYQNTNYSVVDLDLIERIYGIFYRQKVSGIARQAFRTMTVVEKATPGPLGIELTLRNNATGETCVNHYDAVILATGYERQMHRELLAPLEAYMGDFEVARDYRIVTDERCNAGIYIQGFSQASHGLSDTLLSVLPIRADEIAASLYANDRSRGSARSVQDLLLATAS; this is encoded by the coding sequence ATGACACAGGCAATTGCTTCGCCCGCGGTTCACGACCTGATCGGTATCGGCTTCGGCCCTTCGAACCTGGCGCTGGCCATCGCCCTGCAGGAGCGTGAGAAGGCCCAGGGCAAACTGGACGTGCTGTTTCTCGACAAACAAGCCGACTACCGCTGGCACGGCAATACCCTGGTGACCCAGAGCGAGTTGCAGATTTCCTTCCTCAAGGACCTGGTGACCCTGCGCAACCCCACCAGCCCGTATTCCTTCGTCAATTACCTCAAGGCCCACGACCGCCTGGTGGACTTCATCAACCTGGGTACGTTCTACCCGTGCCGCATGGAGTACAACGACTACCTGCGCTGGGTCGCCGGGCAATTCCAGGCCCAGGCCCGCTACGGCGAGGAAGTGCTGGCCATCGAGCCGATCCTGCACCAGCAACAGGTTGAAGCGCTGCGCGTGATTTCCCGCGATGCGCTGGGCGAGCAGCATGTGCGCACCACACGCTCGGTGGTGGTCAGCGCCGGCGGCACGCCGCGTATTCCCGAGGCGTTCAAGGCGCTCAAGGGCGACAGCCGGGTGTTTCACCACTCCCAGTACCTGGAGCGCATGGCCAGCCAGCCGTGTGTCGACGGCCAGGCCATGCGCATCGCGGTGATCGGCGGTGGCCAGAGCGCCGCCGAAGCCTTTATCGACCTCAACGACAGCTTCCCGTCGGTGCAGGTCGACCTGATCCTGCGTGGCTCGGCGCTCAAACCGGCGGATGATAGTCCGTTCGTCAACGAAGTGTTCTCCCCGGCCTTTACCGACCTGGTGTTCCAGCAAGTCGGCGCTGAGCGTGAACGCCTGGTCGCCGAGTACCAGAACACCAATTATTCGGTGGTCGACCTGGACCTGATCGAGCGCATCTACGGCATCTTCTATCGCCAGAAAGTCTCCGGCATCGCGCGCCAGGCGTTCCGCACCATGACGGTGGTCGAAAAAGCCACCCCCGGCCCGCTGGGCATCGAACTGACACTGCGCAACAACGCTACCGGCGAAACCTGCGTGAATCACTACGACGCGGTGATCCTCGCCACTGGCTATGAGCGCCAGATGCACCGCGAACTGCTCGCGCCGCTGGAAGCTTACATGGGTGATTTCGAAGTGGCCCGCGACTACCGCATCGTCACCGACGAGCGCTGCAACGCCGGCATTTACATCCAGGGGTTCAGCCAGGCCAGCCATGGTCTGAGCGATACGTTGCTGTCGGTGCTGCCGATTCGGGCGGATGAAATTGCCGCGTCGTTGTATGCCAATGACCGTAGCCGTGGCAGCGCGCGCTCGGTGCAGGACCTGCTGCTCGCCACTGCAAGCTGA
- a CDS encoding TIGR03915 family putative DNA repair protein, protein MISLECDNLFSTWREQARWLLSHQVDPSQVSWGEAEVADLFATDEPIASEPGPFQARIPKALLQLLESAACYRGDQRWSLLYEVLWRVSHGDRTAMLAGDKLGSELQRRIKQVSREAHHLHAFVRFIALPAEAGPELPEYVAWHEPAHDILHSASQHFIGRMGRHRWMIATPLDGVYYDGEQLIHQRQCPEAWQQLAQNVEDPHSAMWLTYYSHIFNPARLNPKVMEGHLPSRFWKNLPEGKLIPGLISEARTGKQKDGQASLVGTKPGKRISSGHS, encoded by the coding sequence ATGATCAGCCTGGAATGCGACAACCTGTTCAGCACGTGGCGCGAACAGGCGCGCTGGCTGCTCAGCCATCAGGTCGACCCCAGCCAGGTGAGCTGGGGCGAGGCCGAGGTGGCGGATTTGTTTGCCACCGACGAGCCCATTGCGTCCGAGCCGGGTCCGTTCCAGGCGCGTATTCCCAAGGCCTTGTTGCAACTGCTGGAGTCGGCCGCGTGCTACCGGGGCGATCAGCGTTGGAGTTTGCTCTACGAAGTGTTGTGGCGGGTCAGTCATGGCGACCGCACGGCCATGCTGGCAGGTGATAAGTTGGGCAGCGAGTTGCAGCGTCGCATCAAGCAGGTCAGCCGTGAAGCCCATCACTTGCATGCGTTTGTGCGGTTCATCGCGCTGCCGGCCGAAGCGGGCCCTGAACTGCCGGAGTACGTGGCCTGGCACGAGCCGGCCCACGATATTTTGCACAGTGCCAGCCAGCATTTTATCGGGCGCATGGGTCGTCATCGCTGGATGATCGCGACGCCCCTGGACGGGGTGTATTACGACGGCGAGCAATTGATTCACCAACGCCAGTGCCCCGAGGCGTGGCAGCAACTGGCGCAGAATGTCGAAGACCCGCACAGCGCCATGTGGTTGACCTATTACAGCCACATCTTCAACCCGGCGCGCTTGAACCCCAAGGTGATGGAGGGGCATTTGCCGAGCCGGTTCTGGAAGAACCTGCCGGAGGGCAAGTTGATTCCGGGGCTGATCAGCGAGGCGCGCACGGGCAAGCAGAAGGATGGGCAGGCCAGTCTGGTGGGCACCAAGCCCGGCAAGCGCATTTCAAGCGGGCACAGTTAG
- a CDS encoding putative DNA modification/repair radical SAM protein has translation MQLIEKLSILADAAKYDASCASSGAPKRSSEGKAGLGSTDGMGICHSYTPDGRCVSLLKVLLTNFCLYDCQYCVNRRSSDVPRARFSPEEVVTLTLDFYKRNCVSGLFLSSGIIRSADYTMEQLVRVAKLLREEHDFRGYIHLKTIPEADPALIAEAGRYADRLSVNIELPTDASLQTLAPEKQIVSIKQAMQTIYTGEQTVLNEPRAPRFAPAGQSTQMIVGADDTDDSTILHGAEALYGNYKLRRVYYSAFSPIPNSPKSVPLAAPPLMREHRLYQADFLLRSYGFSANELFEGPGHLALDIDPKLAWALEHREVFPLDLNRAEPTLIARIPGIGLRTTQRLVDLRRERKIRFEDLARMRCVLAKAKPFFITSDYHPQQADSTSVLLREQLRDRPQPQQMGLWG, from the coding sequence ATGCAGTTGATCGAAAAACTCAGCATCCTCGCCGACGCCGCCAAGTATGACGCTTCGTGCGCCAGCAGTGGTGCGCCCAAGCGCAGCTCCGAAGGCAAGGCCGGGCTGGGTTCCACCGATGGCATGGGTATTTGCCACAGCTACACGCCCGACGGCCGTTGCGTGTCGCTGCTCAAGGTGCTGCTTACCAACTTCTGTCTCTACGACTGCCAATACTGCGTCAACCGCCGCTCCAGCGATGTGCCCCGTGCGCGCTTCAGCCCGGAAGAGGTGGTCACCCTGACCCTGGATTTCTACAAGCGCAATTGCGTCAGCGGCTTGTTTCTCAGTTCCGGCATCATCCGTTCGGCCGACTACACCATGGAACAGTTGGTGCGGGTCGCCAAGCTGCTGCGCGAAGAGCATGACTTTCGCGGCTATATCCATCTCAAGACCATTCCCGAGGCCGACCCCGCGCTGATCGCCGAGGCCGGACGCTATGCCGACCGCCTGAGCGTGAATATCGAACTGCCCACCGATGCCAGCCTGCAAACCCTGGCGCCGGAAAAGCAGATCGTCTCGATCAAGCAGGCCATGCAGACCATTTACACCGGTGAACAGACGGTGCTCAACGAACCCCGCGCACCGCGCTTCGCCCCGGCCGGGCAGAGCACCCAGATGATCGTCGGCGCCGACGACACCGACGACAGCACCATCCTGCACGGTGCCGAAGCCTTGTATGGCAATTACAAGCTGCGCCGCGTGTATTACTCGGCGTTCAGCCCGATTCCCAACAGCCCCAAGAGCGTGCCCCTGGCTGCGCCGCCGTTGATGCGAGAGCATCGTTTGTACCAGGCCGACTTCCTGTTGCGCAGCTACGGCTTCAGCGCCAATGAGCTGTTCGAAGGCCCCGGCCACCTGGCCCTGGATATCGACCCCAAGCTGGCGTGGGCCCTGGAGCATCGCGAGGTGTTCCCACTGGACCTGAACCGCGCCGAGCCAACCTTGATCGCACGCATCCCCGGCATTGGCCTGCGCACCACCCAACGCCTGGTAGACCTGCGCCGCGAACGCAAGATCCGCTTCGAAGACCTGGCGCGCATGCGCTGCGTGCTGGCCAAGGCCAAGCCGTTCTTCATCACCAGCGATTACCACCCGCAGCAGGCCGACAGCACCAGCGTATTGCTGCGCGAACAGCTGCGCGATCGCCCGCAACCGCAACAAATGGGGTTGTGGGGATGA
- a CDS encoding dihydrolipoamide acetyltransferase family protein, with protein sequence MGTHVIKMPDIGEGIAEVELSQWHVKVGDLVVEDQVLADVMTDKAMVDIPSPVHGKVISLGGEPGEVMAVGSILISIEVEGAGNAKEAPAVAAPVEKAAPVVESTPKPVQREPVQSKPAPIAPNAQAPVAREANERPLASPAVRKHALDAGIPLRLVQGSGPAGRILHEDLEAYLQQGASTLSATANPYAERTDEHQIPVIGMRRKIAQRMQDATRRAAHFSYVEEIDVTALDELRVHLNEKHGAARGKLTLLPFIVRAMVVALRDFPQINARYDDEAQVITRLGAVHVGVATQSDVGLMVPVVRHAEARNLWGTAEEITRLATAARNGKASRDELSGSTITLTSLGALGGIVSTPVLNLPEVAIIGVNRIVERPMVIKGQIVVRKMMNLSSSFDHRVVDGMDAAQFIQAVRGLLEQPASLFLE encoded by the coding sequence ATGGGCACGCACGTTATCAAGATGCCGGACATTGGCGAAGGCATCGCGGAAGTTGAACTGTCGCAGTGGCATGTGAAGGTTGGCGACCTGGTGGTTGAAGACCAGGTGCTGGCGGATGTGATGACCGACAAGGCGATGGTGGACATTCCCTCGCCGGTCCATGGCAAGGTGATTTCTCTTGGCGGCGAGCCGGGTGAAGTCATGGCGGTGGGCAGTATCCTGATCAGCATTGAAGTGGAAGGCGCCGGTAACGCCAAGGAAGCGCCGGCCGTGGCCGCACCGGTGGAAAAAGCCGCGCCGGTGGTGGAAAGCACGCCGAAGCCGGTTCAAAGGGAACCGGTTCAAAGCAAGCCCGCGCCTATCGCGCCCAACGCCCAGGCGCCGGTGGCCCGGGAGGCCAATGAGCGCCCGCTGGCCTCCCCCGCCGTGCGCAAGCATGCCCTGGATGCGGGTATCCCGTTGCGCCTTGTACAGGGCTCCGGGCCGGCCGGGCGGATCCTGCATGAAGATCTCGAGGCCTACCTTCAGCAAGGCGCTAGCACACTTTCGGCAACCGCCAATCCCTATGCCGAACGCACCGACGAGCACCAGATTCCGGTGATCGGCATGCGCCGCAAGATCGCCCAGCGCATGCAGGACGCCACCCGCCGCGCCGCGCATTTCAGCTACGTGGAAGAAATCGACGTCACCGCGTTGGACGAGCTGCGCGTGCACCTCAACGAAAAACACGGCGCCGCACGCGGCAAGCTGACGCTGCTGCCGTTCATCGTGCGTGCCATGGTAGTGGCACTGCGCGATTTCCCGCAGATCAACGCCCGCTACGACGACGAAGCCCAGGTCATCACCCGCCTCGGCGCAGTGCATGTCGGCGTCGCCACCCAGAGCGACGTCGGCCTCATGGTGCCGGTAGTGCGCCACGCCGAAGCCCGCAACCTGTGGGGCACGGCCGAAGAAATCACGCGACTGGCAACGGCCGCCCGCAACGGCAAGGCCAGCCGCGATGAGCTGTCGGGCTCGACCATTACCCTGACCAGCCTCGGCGCCCTGGGCGGCATCGTCAGCACGCCGGTGCTGAACCTGCCGGAAGTGGCGATTATCGGCGTCAACCGTATCGTCGAGCGGCCGATGGTGATCAAGGGCCAGATCGTGGTGCGCAAGATGATGAACCTCTCCAGCTCGTTCGATCACCGTGTGGTCGATGGCATGGACGCGGCGCAATTCATCCAGGCCGTGCGCGGCCTGCTCGAACAACCCGCCAGCCTGTTCCTGGAGTAA
- a CDS encoding GNAT family acetyltransferase: MSTAVRLAQTADAEGISQVILAALHSSNAQDYPADVIARVAGNFTPDAVLALLKRRVVLVAIQDQVIVATAALDANVVRSVFVNPALQGQGIGRLLMIEIELRAREAGVTVLSVPSSLTAEPFYSKLGFHTVRDVYHGNERTLVMEKALLSRHPIGPYRDRQHRTQVVELWQQAFGYDTAHNLPTLAIDKKLAVNDGLFFVATDKKAVIGTILAGYDGHRGWLYSVAVRADYRRHGLGSSLVRYAEQALTALGCMKINLQITGGNDAVVGFYEALGYGVEPRISMGKKIAGNIPPQS; encoded by the coding sequence ATGTCTACCGCTGTTCGTCTTGCCCAAACCGCCGATGCCGAAGGCATCAGCCAGGTCATCCTGGCGGCCTTGCACAGCAGCAATGCACAGGATTACCCGGCGGATGTGATTGCCCGAGTGGCGGGCAATTTCACTCCCGATGCCGTGCTGGCGCTGCTCAAGCGCCGTGTCGTGCTGGTGGCCATCCAGGATCAGGTGATTGTCGCCACCGCTGCCCTCGACGCCAACGTGGTGCGCTCGGTGTTCGTCAACCCGGCGCTGCAAGGGCAGGGCATTGGGCGGCTGTTGATGATCGAGATCGAACTGCGCGCCCGCGAAGCCGGGGTGACGGTGTTGAGTGTGCCGTCCTCGCTGACCGCCGAGCCGTTCTACAGCAAGCTGGGGTTTCACACCGTGCGCGATGTCTATCACGGCAATGAGCGCACGCTGGTCATGGAAAAGGCCCTGCTGTCTCGGCACCCCATCGGCCCGTATCGCGACCGCCAGCACCGCACGCAAGTGGTTGAGTTGTGGCAGCAGGCGTTCGGCTATGACACCGCGCATAACCTGCCGACCCTGGCGATCGACAAGAAGCTGGCGGTCAATGACGGGTTGTTCTTTGTCGCGACCGATAAAAAGGCCGTGATCGGTACGATTCTCGCCGGCTATGACGGCCATCGCGGTTGGCTGTACTCGGTGGCGGTGCGTGCCGACTATCGCCGCCACGGCCTGGGATCGTCGTTGGTACGTTACGCGGAACAGGCGTTGACGGCGCTGGGGTGCATGAAGATCAACCTGCAGATTACCGGCGGCAATGACGCGGTGGTGGGGTTCTACGAGGCTTTGGGATACGGGGTGGAGCCGAGGATCAGCATGGGCAAGAAGATTGCCGGGAATATTCCTCCCCAATCTTGA
- a CDS encoding sigma-70 family RNA polymerase sigma factor, with protein MLENYYRELVCFLNAKLGNRQVAEDVVHDAYVRVLERSSDTPIEQPRAFLYRTALNLVIDGHRRNALRQVEPLEVLDAEERFALCSPHASHDQSQRLEMLERALAELPAACRDSFLMRKLDGLSHLQIAERLGISRALVEKHIVNAMKHCRLRMREWEAH; from the coding sequence ATGTTGGAAAACTACTATCGCGAGCTGGTGTGTTTCCTCAACGCCAAGCTGGGCAACCGTCAGGTGGCCGAGGATGTGGTGCATGACGCGTACGTGCGGGTGCTGGAGCGCTCCAGTGATACGCCGATCGAACAGCCGCGCGCGTTCCTGTACCGCACTGCGTTGAACCTGGTGATCGATGGCCATCGGCGCAACGCCCTGCGCCAGGTGGAGCCGCTGGAGGTGCTGGATGCCGAAGAACGCTTCGCGCTCTGTTCACCCCACGCCAGCCACGACCAGAGCCAGCGCCTGGAGATGCTCGAGCGTGCCCTGGCCGAGTTGCCGGCGGCCTGCCGCGACAGTTTCCTGATGCGCAAACTCGACGGCCTGTCCCACCTGCAAATCGCCGAGCGCCTGGGCATTTCCCGCGCCCTGGTGGAAAAGCACATCGTCAATGCCATGAAGCACTGCCGGTTGCGCATGCGTGAGTGGGAAGCGCACTGA
- a CDS encoding branched-chain amino acid aminotransferase gives MGNESINWDKLGFDYIKTDKRFLQVWKNGEWQAGTLTDDNVLHISEGSTALHYGQQCFEGLKAYRCKDGSINLFRPDQNAARMQRSCARLLMPHVSTEDFIDACKQVVKANERFIPPYGSGGALYLRPFVIGTGDNIGVRTAPEFIFSVFAIPVGAYFKGGLVPHNFQISTFDRAAPQGTGAAKVGGNYAASLMPGSEAKKSGFADAIYLDPMTHSKIEEVGSANFFGITHDNQFITPKSPSVLPGITRLSLIELAQSRLGLTVVEGEVFIDKLDQFKEAGACGTAAVISPIGGIQYNGKLHVFHSETEVGPITQKLYKELTGVQTGDVEAPAGWIVKV, from the coding sequence ATGGGTAACGAAAGCATCAATTGGGACAAGCTGGGTTTTGACTACATCAAGACCGACAAGCGGTTTCTCCAGGTCTGGAAAAACGGCGAATGGCAAGCAGGCACCCTGACCGACGACAACGTGCTGCACATCAGCGAGGGCTCCACCGCCCTGCACTATGGCCAGCAGTGCTTTGAGGGCCTAAAGGCCTATCGCTGCAAGGACGGCTCGATCAACCTGTTCCGTCCGGACCAGAACGCCGCGCGCATGCAGCGCAGCTGCGCCCGCCTGCTGATGCCGCATGTATCGACCGAAGACTTCATCGACGCCTGCAAGCAAGTGGTCAAGGCCAACGAGCGCTTCATCCCGCCTTACGGCAGCGGCGGCGCGCTGTACCTGCGCCCGTTCGTGATCGGCACCGGTGACAACATCGGTGTGCGCACCGCGCCGGAGTTCATCTTCTCGGTGTTCGCCATCCCGGTCGGCGCCTATTTCAAAGGCGGCCTGGTGCCCCACAACTTCCAGATCTCCACCTTCGACCGCGCCGCCCCACAGGGCACCGGTGCCGCGAAAGTGGGCGGCAACTACGCCGCCAGCCTGATGCCGGGCTCGGAAGCGAAAAAATCCGGCTTCGCCGACGCGATCTACCTGGACCCGATGACCCATTCGAAAATCGAAGAAGTCGGCTCGGCCAACTTCTTCGGCATCACCCATGACAACCAGTTCATCACGCCGAAATCGCCTTCGGTGCTGCCCGGCATCACCCGCCTGTCGCTGATCGAACTGGCCCAAAGCCGCCTGGGCCTTACCGTGGTCGAGGGCGAGGTGTTCATCGACAAGCTGGACCAATTCAAGGAAGCCGGCGCGTGCGGCACCGCTGCGGTGATCTCGCCGATCGGCGGTATCCAGTACAACGGCAAGCTGCATGTGTTCCACAGCGAAACCGAAGTGGGCCCGATTACCCAGAAGCTCTACAAAGAGCTGACGGGCGTGCAGACCGGTGACGTTGAAGCGCCGGCGGGTTGGATCGTCAAGGTCTAA
- a CDS encoding efflux RND transporter periplasmic adaptor subunit, whose translation MNRPRPARRALLVVACLIPIVAFVTWQGLAPGRDTLATVTVTRGDIENSVTALGTLQPRRYVDVGAQASGQIQKIHVEAGDQVKEGQLLVEIDPSTQKAKLDASRYAIENLQAQLQEQKAQHALARQKYQRQQRLSAGNATREEDVQTAMAELSATQARVDMFQAQIRQARASLRSDEAELGYTRIYAPMAGTVVAVDARVGQTLNAQQQTPLILRIAKLSPMTVWAEVSEADIGHVKPGMSAYFTTLSGGSRRWTSTVRQILPIPPKPLNETQGSGSPSSTSKSGTGRVVLYTVLLDVDNADNALMAEMTTQVFFVASQVKDALTVPVAALQGTPTADTQTARVVAKNGSIEQRTVRLGISDRLRVQVLDGLDEGDHLLIGPADGSGG comes from the coding sequence ATGAACCGCCCTCGACCTGCCCGACGCGCCCTGCTTGTGGTGGCGTGCCTGATTCCCATCGTTGCGTTCGTCACCTGGCAAGGCCTTGCGCCGGGCCGCGACACCCTGGCCACCGTGACGGTCACCCGTGGCGATATCGAAAACAGCGTCACGGCCCTGGGCACCCTGCAACCGCGGCGCTATGTGGATGTCGGCGCCCAGGCTTCCGGGCAGATCCAGAAGATCCACGTCGAGGCCGGCGATCAGGTCAAGGAAGGCCAGTTGTTGGTGGAGATCGACCCTTCGACGCAAAAAGCCAAGCTCGATGCCAGCCGCTACGCCATCGAAAACCTGCAGGCGCAGTTGCAGGAGCAGAAAGCCCAGCACGCCTTGGCGCGCCAGAAATACCAGCGCCAGCAACGCCTGAGCGCCGGTAACGCCACCCGTGAAGAAGATGTCCAAACCGCCATGGCCGAACTGAGCGCGACCCAGGCGCGGGTCGACATGTTCCAGGCCCAGATCCGCCAGGCCCGGGCCAGCCTGCGCAGCGACGAAGCGGAACTGGGTTATACGCGCATCTACGCGCCGATGGCCGGTACCGTGGTCGCGGTGGATGCGCGGGTCGGGCAGACTCTAAACGCGCAACAACAGACCCCGCTGATCCTGCGCATCGCCAAACTGTCGCCAATGACGGTGTGGGCTGAAGTGTCGGAGGCGGACATTGGCCATGTCAAACCCGGCATGAGTGCGTATTTCACCACCTTGAGCGGCGGCAGTCGGCGCTGGACCAGCACGGTGCGGCAGATCCTGCCGATTCCGCCCAAGCCCTTGAACGAAACCCAGGGCAGCGGCAGCCCGAGCAGCACCAGCAAAAGCGGCACCGGTCGGGTAGTGCTGTACACGGTATTGCTGGACGTCGACAACGCCGATAATGCGCTGATGGCGGAAATGACCACCCAGGTATTTTTCGTCGCAAGCCAGGTCAAGGACGCCCTTACCGTGCCGGTCGCCGCGCTGCAAGGCACGCCCACGGCGGATACGCAAACGGCCCGGGTAGTGGCGAAGAACGGCAGCATCGAGCAGCGCACGGTGCGCCTGGGGATCAGCGACCGCCTGCGCGTGCAAGTGCTGGACGGCCTCGACGAAGGCGATCATCTGTTGATCGGCCCGGCCGACGGCAGCGGGGGTTGA
- the lpdA gene encoding dihydrolipoyl dehydrogenase: MTQTLHTTLLIIGGGPGGYVAAIRAGQLGIPTILVEGQALGGTCLNIGCIPSKALIHVAEQFQQSVHHSQGSPLGIEVAAPTLDIRKSVEWKDGIVDRLTTGVAALLKKHKVQVIHGWARVVDGKTVDVGEQRIQCEHLLLATGSKSVELPMLPLGGPVISSTEALAPSHVPKRLIVVGGGYIGLELGIAYRKLGADVSVVEAQDRILPAYDAELTQPVNESIKQLGVKLYLKHSVTGFADNCLQVRDPNGDTLSLETDQVLVAVGRKPNTQGFNLEALNLDMNGAAVKIDSRCQTSMRNVYAIGDLSGEPMLAHRAMAQGEMVAELISGKSREFNPAAIPAVCFTDPELVVVGKTPDEAKAAGLDCIVSSFPFAANGRAMTLESKTGFVRVVARRDNHLIVGWQAVGAGVSELSTAFGLSLEMGSRLEDVAGTIHAHPTLGEAVQEAALRALGHALHL; the protein is encoded by the coding sequence ATGACTCAGACACTGCACACCACGCTGCTGATTATCGGCGGCGGCCCTGGCGGTTACGTGGCCGCGATTCGCGCCGGCCAACTGGGCATCCCGACGATTCTGGTGGAAGGCCAGGCGTTGGGCGGCACCTGCCTGAACATCGGCTGCATTCCATCCAAGGCCTTGATCCACGTGGCCGAACAGTTCCAGCAAAGCGTGCACCACAGCCAGGGCTCGCCGCTGGGCATCGAAGTGGCTGCGCCGACTCTGGACATCCGCAAGAGCGTGGAATGGAAGGACGGCATCGTCGACCGCCTGACCACCGGCGTCGCCGCGCTGCTGAAGAAACACAAGGTGCAGGTGATCCACGGTTGGGCCAGGGTGGTGGACGGCAAGACCGTCGACGTCGGCGAACAGCGCATCCAGTGCGAACACCTGCTGCTGGCCACCGGTTCGAAAAGCGTCGAGCTGCCGATGCTGCCGCTGGGCGGGCCGGTCATTTCATCCACCGAAGCCCTGGCCCCTAGCCACGTACCGAAGCGGCTGATCGTGGTGGGTGGCGGTTATATCGGCCTGGAGCTGGGCATCGCCTATCGCAAGCTCGGTGCCGACGTCAGCGTGGTCGAGGCCCAGGATCGCATCCTGCCGGCCTATGACGCCGAGCTGACCCAGCCGGTTAACGAATCGATCAAACAACTCGGGGTCAAGCTGTACCTCAAGCACAGCGTCACCGGCTTTGCCGATAACTGCCTGCAAGTGCGCGATCCGAATGGCGACACCCTGTCGCTGGAGACGGACCAGGTGCTGGTGGCCGTGGGGCGCAAACCCAACACCCAGGGCTTCAACCTCGAAGCGCTGAACCTGGACATGAACGGCGCGGCGGTCAAGATCGACAGCCGTTGCCAGACCAGCATGCGCAATGTGTATGCCATCGGCGACCTCAGCGGCGAGCCGATGCTGGCGCACCGGGCGATGGCACAGGGCGAGATGGTGGCCGAACTGATCAGCGGCAAATCACGCGAATTCAACCCGGCGGCGATTCCGGCAGTGTGCTTTACCGACCCGGAACTGGTGGTGGTCGGCAAGACCCCGGACGAAGCCAAGGCGGCCGGCCTGGACTGCATTGTGTCGAGCTTCCCGTTCGCCGCCAACGGCCGGGCCATGACCCTGGAGTCGAAAACCGGCTTTGTACGGGTCGTGGCACGGCGTGACAATCACCTGATTGTCGGCTGGCAGGCGGTGGGGGCTGGCGTGTCGGAGCTGTCCACTGCGTTTGGCCTGAGTCTGGAAATGGGTTCACGCCTGGAGGATGTGGCGGGCACGATCCATGCCCATCCGACCTTGGGCGAAGCGGTGCAGGAAGCCGCCTTGCGGGCGTTGGGGCATGCATTGCACCTGTAG